A genomic window from Enoplosus armatus isolate fEnoArm2 chromosome 20, fEnoArm2.hap1, whole genome shotgun sequence includes:
- the LOC139303582 gene encoding leukocyte cell-derived chemotaxin-2-like, with amino-acid sequence MAVFLITAVLSTVVLLSAGYEFGPICCSNPTNRIRGSDTFGSGGFGASRGSRSHAGVDIECQDGSRVYAPLDMTIIRQSTPYKYGTKTAINNGIVFEAEGMTFKLWYIRPVKTSGTVTKGELIGTMLPMQSVYQRITSHVHLEKSDKTDPMAVINTQNQQSNRNFCIGK; translated from the exons ATGGCAGTTTTCCTGATCACAGCTGTGCTATCCA CTGTGGTTTTACTCAGTGCTGGTTACGAGTTCGGCCCGATATGCTGCAGTAACCCCACAAACCGAATCCGAGGATCGGACACTTTTGGAAGCGGAGGATTTGGAGCTAGTCG agGGAGCAGAAGCCACGCAGGAGTTGATATTGAATGTCAGGATGGTTCAAGGGTCTACGCTCCACTGGACATGACCATCATCCGCCAGTCTACCCCTTACAAATACGGCACCAAGACAGCCATCAATAACGGCATCGTCTTCGAAGCTGAAG GCATGACATTTAAACTGTGGTACATCCGTCCAGTGAAGACCTCTGGGACTGTGACAAAGGGAGAGCTAATCGGCACCATGCTACCCATGCAGAGTGTTTATCAACGGATCACCTCACATGTCCACCTGGAGAAGTCTGACAAGACAGACCCGATGGCCGTAATCAACACTCAGAATCAGCAGAGCAACAGGAATTTCTGCATTGGGAAATGA
- the LOC139303328 gene encoding monocarboxylate transporter 9-like yields MTAWVGSLVVGVGLIVGPICSVCVVDFGARPVTIFSGVMVAGGLMLSAFAPNVPFLIFSYGIVVGVGVGLLYTTTVTITCLYFDKKRGLALGIVTTGTSVGGVLYSTLQNELIEHFGLDGCLLVVGALALNVVACAGPMRPLTPPKYYLKQRAAILQRAAEELRLREEEEAEDEPSNQKPAAKDAAITMETKEPLVRRRRSLFSCSAFVKMVKIKMKYYSQCLSSMLSLLQDRVLVALCVSLFLFSLGNFPPQLFLEDLARSSGLTEGVASISLVSLNSIGAGVGKLGLGVMADVPRVDSVLLYALTVGVSGLGVLLIPLTSSYLDLQVLSVVLGFLSGNWTLTPYVTSQVVSVEKLAEAHGILMFFGGVGLMLGPPVVGCFYDFTQSYDVAFYLSGGCMMAGSLILFLAAILPPSETPPPPPESELICCTVTTATDAASPVT; encoded by the exons ATGACGGCCTGGGTGGGCTCACTGGTGGTCGGAGTGGGACTCATAGTGG gTCCtatctgcagtgtttgtgtggtggaTTTCGGTGCTCGGCCCGTCACCATCTTCAGCGGTGTGATGGTGGCGGGGGGGTTGATGCTCAGCGCCTTCGCTCCCAACGTCCccttcctcatcttctcctACGGCATCGTGGTCG gtgtcgGTGTTGGTCTTTTGTACACCACCACCGTCACCATCACCTGTCTGTACTTTGACAAGAAGAGAGGCCTGGCACTGGGAATAGTGACCACAG gtaCGAGTGTGGGCGGCGTCCTGTACTCCACGCTGCAGAACGAGCTCATTGAGCACTTCGGTCTGGATGGCTGTCTCCTCGTTGTCGGAGCGTTGGCGCTGAACGTGGTGGCGTGTGCCGGCCCCATGCGACCTTTGACCCCGCCCAAATACTACCTCAAACAGCGCGCCGCCATATTACAGCGGGCGGCAGAAGAGTTGCGGCttcgggaggaggaggaggcggaggatgAGCCGTCCAATCAGAAGCCTGCAGCCAAAGATGCAGCtatcaccatggaaaccaagGAGCCGCTGgtcagaaggaggaggagcttATTCAGCTGCTCAGCCTTCGTCAAGATGGTTAAGATCAAGATGAAATATTATTCCCA ATGTTTGTCCTCCATGTTGTCCCTCCTTCAGGACAGAGTCCTCGTGGCGCTGTGCGTCtcgctcttcctcttcagcctcG GTAACTTCCCCCCTCAGCTCTTCCTGGAGGACCTGGCTCGGAGCTCCGGGCTGACGGAGGGCGTCGCCTCCATCTCCCTGGTCTCCCTCAACTCCATTGGGGCCGGTGTGGGTAAACTGGGACTGGGCGTCATGGCGGACGTGCCGCGGGTCGACAGCGTCCTCCTGTACGCTCTGACGGTGGGAGTGAGCGGGCTGGGAGTGCTGCTCATCCCCCTCACCAG CTCGTACCTGGACCTCCAGGTGCTGTCTGTGGTCCTGGGCTTCCTGAGCGGGAACTGGACTCTGACGCCATACGTCACCAGTCAGGTGGTCAGTGTGGAGAAGCTCGCAGAGGCTCATGGGATCCTCATGTTCTTCGGAGGCGTTGGCCTGATGCTGGGTCCTCCTGTCGTAG GTTGTTTCTACGACTTCACTCAGTCGTACGACGTCGCCTTCTACCTCAGCGGCGGCTGCATGATGGCCGGCagcctcatcctcttcctcgccGCCATCCTGCCGCCATCAgaaacccctcctcctcctccagagagTGAGCTCATCTGCTGCACGGTTACCACAGCAACAGACGCTGCCTCACCTGTCACCTGA
- the LOC139303004 gene encoding microfibril-associated glycoprotein 4-like codes for MELVSVVFLLLAPVLTSCTPLVLPLDCSDIYNHDNSSHSGVYTIYPIGATSAVQVYCDMESQQGGWTIFQRRMDGSVNFYRPWDQYQMGFGNAAGEYWLGLETLFHLTLRKKYELLVDMEDFSGNKVFVRYSSFSIDPESYGYTLHVSGFTDGGAGDSLSGHSGQKFSTFDKDEDTWDEGSCARSYLGGFWYTHCHSANPNGVYRWGADGTLYAVGVEWSSWKNYDYSLKTISMKIRPVQ; via the exons ATGGAG CTGGTATCagtcgtcttcctcctcctggctCCAGTGTTGACTAGCTGCACGCCTCTCGTCCTACCACTGGACTGCAGTGACATCTATAATCATGacaacagcagccacagtgGAGTGTACACCATCTATCCCATCGGAGCCACGTCTGCTGTCCAG gtgtacTGTGACATGGAGTCACAACAAGGAGGATGGACG ATCTTCCAGAGGAGGATGGACGGCTCGGTGAACTTCTACAGGCCCTGGGATCAGTACCAGATGGGCTTTGGTAACGCTGCTGGAGAGTACTGGCTCG gtcTTGAGACTCTCTTCCATCTGACTCTGAGGAAAAAGTACGAGCTGCTGGTCGACATGGAGGACTTCAGTGGAAACAAAGTGTTCGTGCGTTACTCCTCGTTCTCCATCGACCCAGAGTCCTACGGATACACACTGCATGTATCTGGATTTACTGATGGAGGGGCAG gAGACTCCTTGAGTGGTCACAGTGGACAGAAGTTCTCCACCTTTGACAAAGACGAGGACACCTGGGATGAGGGGAGCTGTGCCAGATCATACCTGGGGGGATTCTGGTACACTCATTGTCACAGTGCAAATCCAAACGGGGTTTATCGTTGGGGAGCTGATGGCACTCTCTATGCTGTTGGAGTGGAGTGGTCCTCTTGGAAGAATTATGACTACTCCCTGAAGACCATCAGCATGAAGATCCGTCCTGTGCAGTAG